The Silene latifolia isolate original U9 population chromosome Y, ASM4854445v1, whole genome shotgun sequence sequence CTGCCAAGAACTCAGAGTTTACTTTCCTATTGTAGCTTGCCCTAACACAGTTATGTTTCAAATTCAAGCCCTTAATCTGAAATGTATTCTCATTTTCCATTTCTGTAGCATGAACTCTGAACTTACACTTTCTCACCTCCTCACCACATGAACATTCACCAAATTTAGATTTCTTGCTATTCCAAGGACACTTGCACCTATGCCTACAATAGGCAGTCACTCTATCTTTCCCATTGTGAGAATAGTAGAAATCATACCCATTACTCACACTGTGATGCACTAATGCCTTCCTAAACACTTCAACACTAGGGAACTTCAACCCTAAACTCAATCTCACACTTTTTGAGAAGTCAGTCACAGGATTAAAACAAGAGTTAGAATCAACCTCATCATCAGACCCATGCAAACTTCTAAGCTCATCTGATTCTATACCCTCCTCTTCAATGAACTTGACCTCAAGGTCATCAACTCCTATCAACTTTCTTTTACCTCTTTCTTCTAAATCTGCTGCACCCTTACCTCTTTCTTCCACAGTCTCCTGAACAGTTTCAAGTATCACACCACCATCTGCTTTTGCAAATAGATCTTCCTCAACTTCAACCCTAACATCATATTCATCTTGCTCAAACTCTGGATCACTTGTTTGACTTATATCTGAATCAGTAAACTCATCTTCAAGGTCACCAACCTCTACCTTTTCCTTTACCTTTTCTTTTCCCTTTCCAAGCACAACTTTCCCTTTCCCCTTAAATTTTCTAGCAACTGTCTTCTTTCTGCCTTTAACAATTTGTTTCCCTTTACCTTTCTCTGTCACCTTATCTGGTATTATGACTTTGTCATCAACACCAGCCTCAAACCCTACAACTTTACTCTTCTGCACTTCAACAGCCTCAACACCAACCTCAAACCCAGAATTATCTATCTGTTTACCACTAAACCCAGGTCCTAAGTTGTCCACAAAGTGTAAAGGTCTCTTTATAGGCAACTTAGCTCTACTTGAGATGACATTACATCCAATTAAAGGTATTAGATCTGAGTTGTTTGGCTCTGTAGCTGGAGGCTGTTTTACTATAGTGGaaatgtttgttttgttttgcctAGGACTTCTTCTCAAAGGTTGTAAAGATTCagttttgtgattttttttctcACCCCTGGGATTTGATTTCAGAGGCAGTGAAAGCTCATTTATGATGTTTTCTTCCTTTTTCCTGGGGGCTTTGAATGTGCTTGGACCACCTTTAAATGTGGATGGACCAATTTTAATTTGTGCATTTTTGTTGGGCTGGGCATTTACTTTGGGGTGTGCTTTGAATATGGGCTTTTTGTCTATTAAAGTAGTACTCTCCATATCACTTTTCACTTGCATATCCCCCTCATTGTCTCTCTTTCCCCTACTTCTGGTGATTCTAGGAGTGACCCCTGTTTTAGGTTGAGTGATGTACAGAGTTATGGTCCCCAACTTACACATTGTCCTCAACAATTGGACCACATCAACCTCTTTCAATAGCAAAGTCCTCCCATTAGTAAGATCCACTCCATACCTTCTATACCACATATCAAAGTCTCATTGACTTACATAAATATTGCCCCACCTCCTTCAAAAATCCACATTCAACCTATCATTCGCTACACAATTCGATTGTGTATACAACCCCCTTATAAGTAGTCGAccttcctttgtttcaaacttCCCCTTATAAAAAATCCTCAAATTAACACTAAATGGCTTAACTAATGAACCCATAACCTACAATATAGGTAAAAACAACCAACATCATCATATGGTTTAAATTTAGGGTTAAAGAACACAGAACATTCAAAATTAAATGTAAATGGAACAACTAAAATAAACGAATCAAAATAACCTCGCaattcaatttaaaaaaaaaaatcgaaatcgAAATAACATCAACCATAAATATCAAAAACTCACCTTAATTTGGATGAACGCGCAGATTACAGATTAGGGTTTGTCGCCTACTTCCAGAGCATTTGATTGATTATAATCGTCGCAAAAAAAATCAATTGAATTGGGGGAGAATTTTAGGGGTTAGGGTTTTGATTTAGGAAATTGGGGGAAAAGTTTAGTGTGTGTGTGAATGAGAAAATAAAATGACTGAGATTATGAAAATTTTTTACTTTGGGCTTATGTTGAATGAAGGGTATTATTGTCCATCACTTTGTTTTTTTCACCTGACTTGTGATTTGGGAGCAACTTCTTGCCTGACTTGAagttaagggagtaattttagcattttgttttaaaagggagtaattttagcaaaacgtGTTTCATAAGGGAGTAATATCTAATTTACTCTTAATATAATTTAAGTTGAAAATTATCAGTAACTCTTTTTCAAGGAAAAATAGATAAAATGAACATTATTTAATGGACGTTCTATTTTCCGATTAACTCTCATGAATCTCACTAATACAACCTCTAATTTTTATTACTTCCTCAATTCAACTTTTATCACCTCACTTCAATATAATACTCCTCATATAAATTGAAGAAATGGGGTGATaattgttgaatggagggagtattagtttaTGCACTAGTGAGTGTACTACTCCGTATTTCTTTGTgctaactcgaccgagtacaatGGACTACTCGACCGGGTAGAGGACACTCGACCGAGTCATTcgccgtactcgatcgagtggatagaaGGGATAGTTCCTAGTtggtgtttactcgaccgagtaggttcACCGCTCGGCCGAGTAGGTCTTGTTACTCGGTCGAGTCGGCCCGATCTGGGGAGTTCGCTCGGTTTTGTTTTTATTAGAATATGTAAATATTCCATATAGTTTTGATATTATCCTTGTAATATTTAGTTTGTTATTAGCTAACCTATTTAGGAGATTGACTCTCCATAATTAGTGGTCAACCCATGATTTAAAAGTGTTTAATCGGATGATTTTCTCATTGATATTCCTGCGTAATATATACAATCATACAAACATATCTTAGGGAAACTAATCCCATTGATTGAGCCTAGAATCATGGGTTGACCACTAATTATGGAGAGTCAATCTCCTAAATAGGTTAGCTAATAACAAACTAAATATTACAAGGATAATATCAAAACTATATGGAATATTTACATATTCTAATACACCCCCTCAGTCGAAGCGGGAGGTGGTCGAATGCTGAGACTAGCGCGGAAATCGTCGAACAAAACTTTAGGAAGCCCTTTAGTGAACACATCTGCGAATTGGTACCGTGACGGAACATGTCGGACTTGAACTTGACCAAGAGCGACCTTTTCCCGGACAAAGTGAATATCCAGTTCAATATGTTTCGTACGCTGATGATTAACTGGATTTTCCGAAAGATAAATGGCAGATACGTTGTCGCAATAAACCAATGTTGCTTTATGAATAGGACAATGTAGTTCGAGCAATAAGTTACGTACCCAACATGATTCGGCGACGGCATTGGCTACACCTCTATACTCGGCTTCAGCACTGGATTTAGAAAGTGTTGGTTGTCTTTTTGAAGACCAAGAAATGAGGTTATCACCAAGATAGACACAATAGCCGGATGTAGACCGGCGGGTGTCGGGACAGCCTCCCCAATCGGCATCGCTGTATACAGTGAGCTTGGTGGCAGAGGATTCGGTGATGTGTAGGCCATAGTGTGACGTTCCCTTCACATAGCGAATGATCCGTTTGAGGGCACCGAAGTAGTGAGCATCACGGGGATCGTGCATAAATAAGCAAATCTGTTGCACGGCATATGATATGTCGGGTCGAGTGAAGGTAAGGTATTGGAGAGCTCCGGCGAGACTACGATAAAGGGTGGGATCCGAAACAGGAGCACCGGCAGAACCACTCAATTTCGACTTTGTGTCGACTGGAGTTTGAGCAGGCTTGCAAGATTGCATCTTAGCGCGAGATACAATGTCCTCGGCATATTTTTGTTGGTGCAAAAACAGTCCCTTAGAATGACGGACAGCAGCAACTCCGAGAAAATAATTTAATGGGCCGAGGTCTGTCATTGCGAACTCGGAGCTGAGATGTGACATGATCTGCACTCTTAAAGAATTAGTAAAAGTGACCaaaataatgtcatcaacatataataataaataagccGTATTGTCACCGTCGCGATAAATAAAAAGAGAAGTGTCAGACTTGCTATTTTGAAAACCAATGGTCGAGACAAATGTAGCAAATCGATGGTACCACGCGCGCGGTGCTTGCTTTAGGCCATAGAGAGATTTATTGAGGAGGCAGACATGATCGGGGTGAGTGCTATCCCGAAAACCCGGTGGCTGATACATATATACCGTTTCAGCCAAATTACCATGAAGAAATGCATTCTTCACATCAAGTTGCCGAATGGACCATTTCTTTGAAACGGCAAGGCTAAGGACCGTCCGAATGGTAGTGGGCTTGACCACGGGACTAAATGTCTCGTCACAATCGACACCAACCTGTTGAGACCTGCCATTGACAACCAACCGAGCTTTGTATCGCTCCAAATCACCATTAGCTTTGAATTTATGCTTAAATAGCCAAATACAACGAGTAATATTGACATCGGGGGGTCGAGGCACAAGAATCCAAGTCTTATTCTTAATGAGCGCATCAAATTCATCTTTCATGGCATTTTTCCAATTAGGGTCATTAAGAGCGTCGATAGGATTTTTTTGGCACGGGAGACAGGCTAGTAGTGGCGCTTAAATTCATCCGGTGAGTTGGCTTGAAGATACCATGCTGAGCACGGGTTGTCATTTGTGGAGACAAGGTGGGTTGGGTATGGGGAGGAGAGGCCGTGGTTGAAGGAGGTGTGGGGGACGGTGAGGGGGCAGTGGACACAGTAGGCGTGTTGACCTCCGAGGGAGTATGAGGGATAGGGGTCGACACGGGTGTGTGGGGTGAGGGTGGTGTGTCCGGGGCTGCAGGTTCGACACCATGGGGTGAAGGACGCTGGATATGGGCAGCCATATACGGAGTCAGGTCGTTAGATAAAAACTCGTAAGTGGAATTGGTTGGGGAAAATGTTTCGGCAAAGGGGAAGGTAGACTCATCAAACGTAACGTGTCTTGCTATGAAAATTTTCCGAGTGGCCAAATCCACACACTTATAACCTCGATATTAGACGGGTAGCCGAGGAAGACGCACGGTGTAGCACGGGGAGCTAGCTTGTGAATGGTTGAGGGAGGGATATGAGGAAAGCATAGACATCCAAAGGTGCGGAGGTGTGTGTAGGCCGGAATTCGGGCATAGAGACTAGCTGTAGGTGAGTCGAAGAGGTTGGCTTTGCTAGGGAGGATGTTGTGGATGTAAGTTGCCATGTCGGGGGCATGGTGCCACATATTGGGAGGCATGTGAGCGTGAATAAGAAGGGTACGCATGATATTATTGATGGTACAAATTTTTCGCTCGGCCTTACCATTTTGTGGTGATGTATGGGGGCAAGAAAATCGGAACAACATACCATTACTAGCAAAGAATTTGTGAAAGGAGGAGTTGTCGTATTCGCGACCATTATCACATTGAAGATTTTTAATGGGGCAATTAAATTGGGTCTTTATCATGTTGTAGAAGGTTTGAAAAATAGCATATACATTCGATTTATTTGTAATAGGATAGGTCCATAGAAAATTAGTGTAATCATCAAGAAACAAAATATAATATCGATGGCCTAAATTACTTGGAATCGGAGATGTCCATAAATCGGAATGTAAAATATCAAATGGGGAAATAGTACGTGATAAAGACGGATAAAACGGAAGCTTCACATGCTTCCCTAGCTGACACGAACGACAAACAGTAAGTTAGGGCTACATGAGATAGTCTTATTCTTGCAAAGGGAATTAAAAATATTGGAGCCGGGATGTCCAAGGCGAGCATGCCAGACCGTGGACGGTACAGTCACAAAAGCTTGAGGAATTGGTGGGTCGGGTTGGGTGGATGGCATGAGAGGATATAGTTCACCCGTGCTATGGCTTCTCATAATCGGCGTCCCCGTCTTGAGATCCTTCACAGTAAAGCCAAACGGATCAAATTCAACAGAGACACTATTATCGGTGGTGAATTGTCTTACCAAGATAAGGTTTTTAATTATATTCGGGACATGTAAGACATTTTTTAAGACAAGGGAATTATGTGGGGAAGGTAGAGTCATAGTGCCACGACCTACTATTTGAATTAAATGACCATTTCCGACTACAATATGACGCATATTACTCAAAGAAGAATAAGAAGAGAGAGTACCGTTGTTGGACATCATATGCGAAGACGCCCCAGTATCCATATACAAGTTGTCATCCGGCTGTTGAAGCGACAAATTATGCATAACGGTCGCGATGTCAGTAGGAACGAGTGCTCCTGATGGCATTCCAGTAGCATTCAGATGAGCATAAAAGGCGTGTTGTGGCCGTGGTCCTAGTATCCCCTGTGAGCGTGAGGCCGACAGACCAGGTGTCCATCCAGTCGTGGGATAAGCGCAAGGTGGAACAGTCCACCCCTGCGGTGCGGGATTCTGCCACGGGGAGAGTGGGACCCACGTCCAACCAGTGGGTGCCGTAGTAGTCTGCGAAGACCGAGAACCACCACCATTCCCATTACTAGAATTGTTTTGAGAACCACCATTATTACCCTTCCCCCGATTATTGTAGCGATTCTTACCTTTGCCCTTAGAATTATTATAGTTATTCTTTGAGCGAGAATGAGAGCCACCATTGTTGGAGGACGAGTGATTGGTGTCGGTTGTGGTGTCTGGTGAAGAGGCAACAAGAGCAGACTCCGTTGTCTTGGCACGACGAGTCTCTTCCAGAGTGAGCATAGATCTTGCTTTGTAAAAGGGAGGAAGCGGGTCACTCTGTTGAATGATGGTAGCAACACCATCATAACCATCAGACAAGTGAGTGACCAATTGAAGGACTAGTCGTATCTCAGAGACAGGCGCCCCAACATTAGCCAATTGATCGGCTATCATTTTCAATGCTTGACATTACGACGAAACATTGGGATAATTATCCATATGGATATTTGTAAACTGCTGCTCCAACATGACGGCTCGAGAATTTTGGTTATCATTAAAGATATCCTTGAGACGGTTCCATGCCTTTTGTGCCGATGCCCCGGGTTCGAGTATGGTGTGTAGAAGATCGAGAGAAATTGTGCTATAGATCCATTGCTTAACAATGGCATCCAAGCGGTCCCATTGGGCGTCCTTGTTGAGGACTGCATTGGCAGGAGGAGCGATATGGTCCAAAACGTCAAACGCGCGAGCCGTGTTTAGGAATAGCTCGGCCCATGAAGCGTAATGAACGTTCTCATTCTCGAGGATGATGGGAACGAAGTTCTTGATGTTGGATACGGAATAGGCAGGGTGAAAGGATGGGGAAGATGATTTTGTTGCGTCGTTTGTCATGGTGTTGAAGAGAAGGAAGAAAGGAGGAAGAACAGAGTATGAAGAAGAAGAGGCAGCGGAAGAAGAGGATCAGAAGAACACTGATACCATAAAAGTGTTTAATCGGATGATTTTCTCATTGATATTCCTGCGTAATATATACAATCATACAAACATATCTTAGGGAAACTAATCCCATTGATTGAGCCTAGAATCATGGGTTGACCACTAATTATGGAGAGTCAATCTCCTAAATAGGTTAGCTAATAACAAACTAAATATTACAAGGATAATATCAAAACTATATGGAATATTTACATATTCTAATAGTTTTGTTTTAAACCTAGGGTTTTGGGCACCTTATAACCTTTCACCTAGAAAGTCACC is a genomic window containing:
- the LOC141629173 gene encoding uncharacterized protein LOC141629173 translates to MTNDATKSSSPSFHPAYSVSNIKNFVPIILENENVHYASWAELFLNTARAFDVLDHIAPPANAVLNKDAQWDRLDAIVKQWIYSTISLDLLHTILEPGASAQKAWNRLKDIFNDNQNSRAVMLEQQFTNIHMDNYPNVSS
- the LOC141629172 gene encoding uncharacterized protein LOC141629172 → MIADQLANVGAPVSEIRLVLQLVTHLSDGYDGVATIIQQSDPLPPFYKARSMLTLEETRRAKTTESALVASSPDTTTDTNHSSSNNGGSHSRSKNNYNNSKGKGKNRYNNRGKGNNGGSQNNSSNGNGGGSRSSQTTTAPTGWTWVPLSPWQNPAPQGWTVPPCAYPTTGWTPGLSASRSQGILGPRPQHAFYAHLNATGMPSGALVPTDIATVMHNLSLQQPDDNLYMDTGASSHMMSNNGTLSSYSSLSNMRHIVVGNGHLIQIVGRGTMTLPSPHNSLVLKNVLHVPNIIKNLILVRQFTTDNSVSVEFDPFGFTVKDLKTGTPIMRSHSTGELYPLMPSTQPDPPIPQAFVTVPSTVWHARLGHPGSNIFNSLCKNKTISCSPNLLFVVRVS